ATTCATAAATTTCAAACAATTCAAACGTATGCAGCATCAAATCATGTAAATTCAAACAACATTAACACACatactaacataaacatattacctaGGCCTTTAGCTTTGCCCTCCTCGGGTGTACCCAACATGTAGACACGTGTCGAGGCACCGCCGCCATGAGGCACCGAGTTGTTTCTCTGGTTCTAGTTCAGAGCTGGTGCATTATTCGGTGGTTCTCGACATTCCTGAGCTATGTGACCCTGTTTGCTGCATCTATAGCATATGACACTCCTACTTCGGCATTCTCCCCAGTGCCGCTGATTACACCTATGACAGTGCAGGCGTGATGAATCCCCTTGTCGTCCCCGATCATTTCTTTCTGACTCCTGGCCTGTTGCATCGCTGTCTCCCCTCCACGACCCTTCTCTAACATTCGTTTGGGACTGAGGATACGCAACCCTTTTCCTTCTTTCTGATGCCTCCGTACCTCTTTGCAGACTTAGTTCTGCAATAGTAGCCTTCTCCACCAACTCCGTGAAGTCCTGAATCTATAGACATGCCATATGCTCGTGAATCCTCTGATTCGGGCCTTtctcaaaccacctcgccttctGATATTTATCTAGAACCACGAAAGGTGCAAAATAAGATAGCTCTAGAAATttagcagcatactgctgaacagtGAGACGCCCCTGAGTCAAACTGAAAAATTCTTCCGTCTTTGCATTTTTTGTGGTGGCGGGAAAATTTTGGTTGTATAAGACCTGCTTGAAGCGACCCCAGGTCATTGCTATAGGTACCGCTTGCTGTTCCTCCAACAGcttcattgcatgccaccaccgttcaacTTCACCGGCCAGTTTGAAAGTGGCAAaaagaaccttctgctcctcgATGCAGTTCAATACCGCTAGTATCTTTTCATCTCTTGTGTCCACATCTTAGCCTTAATCGGGTCAATGCCGCCCTCAAAAGACGAGGGTTTCAGATGAGTAAATTGGTCAATGGTGCAACCCTAGTGCACCGGTGGAAAACTTGTTCCCCTGAAATCCCGTCTCATTTTTTCCCTAACCTGACGAGCTATTCCTCGTAATagtcgagaggtgtcaatctcgtcCCCACTGGAAGCTCCCATTTCACTTCCTCTTTCATCCATGCCTTTGCCTCTTGGATCCAttcctaaatataaatatacaatagagGCAATTTATAATCTccacatctttatatattttacataatCACAAAACATgaaaccaaattaatatccaaatcctcaattaaatatccaacattTATTTATTCACAATCATCttaactttcaaattcaaattccaaatttcaatCTCACAactcggaaacatcaccgtcgatggatttaccatggttttctgaaactgtcgactgattcagaaaatcatagaagtccgttaagagatttctacctccaagctacGAAACAAACTCAACTCCTGTCAACACTCTAATCTACCCATTGCTACCCTtattcaactcaaacctatattctggtataaatcctcctaaagtccgcaagaccgttatgctctaataccaactgtaacggCCCGGACCCGCCATGTGAGGTTTAAGGTGTTATGAGACTGACacgcgtctctaataccattcacgcagctgaaataataaaataacctcaacaaaATATATCAGAGTTCTATATCTACACTTGCAGATCCATAATATTTACAACCTCATTCTTTATATTATAAAACCTGattaaattatatataacataaaaactaaaaacacatTTGTTCtagtaccactcacaaaactacccaccctggagctatctaagcttgatcaccagaattacctgaaaagattaaatcatcgacgaggtaagacacctctcagtaaggaagaaatagt
This region of Malania oleifera isolate guangnan ecotype guangnan chromosome 10, ASM2987363v1, whole genome shotgun sequence genomic DNA includes:
- the LOC131166570 gene encoding uncharacterized protein LOC131166570 encodes the protein MDPRGKGMDERGSEMGASSGDEIDTSRLLRGIARQKVLFATFKLAGEVERWWHAMKLLEEQQAVPIAMTWGRFKQVLYNQNFPATTKNAKTEEFFSLTQGRLTVQQYAAKFLELSYFAPFVDFTELVEKATIAELSLQRGTEASERRKRVAYPQSQTNVREGSWRGDSDATGQESERNDRGRQGDSSRLHCHRCNQRHWGECRSRSVICYRCSKQGHIAQECREPPNNAPALN